A window of the Mucilaginibacter sp. cycad4 genome harbors these coding sequences:
- a CDS encoding tetratricopeptide repeat-containing sensor histidine kinase, translated as MTRPLGLLLLLLMHSAIYAQKTSGTGPKKTPALIKTIDSLNKLVEETYVGAPYEARIRAEQALLLSEKIKYNEGTGCAFLNLGHVYWSQSYYPISLFYFNSALNYLPKNKPLLLAHCYSSMGRAYTDLQNYSKALKNLDIAARFAGHDPKMLAEVYNERSFVYSRLKQYDRGIALAKLAMQLSHTVNDQPAICILYSRLANAYRLKGQYKEAITYSDTALQMSYVVNNRRLRAISFIERAAIYNSLNQFDKAIDLAKKGAALSDSIGVMDGISSAYKTMARSFEQKHDMVQSLAYQKKYTQVLDSLSAANKRKSTELIQSYFELNSRLNAIAAVEQKAGQYREKIHLQKAIIITLLISLLVVILALSVTYYLYKQKRVLNNRMRKQHKALLIQKELIEEQSVNLAGINSLKDKLLAVIGHDLRTPLANLNSILRLYNTGVLTDAEVQGLMKEIEPVVQGAELTLSNLLEWAGSQIKGINHEPSAVDIHLIGIEIGRIFSYLFQQKNIRFENMALPGMCVQADERHIKVVLSNLVSNAIKFTGNYGIVSLLSTVDGGMAVISVNDTGNGIPAEKLERLFSLNTKYTATGTSGEKGTGIGLFLCKELIEFNDGRLWVNSEVNRGSTFSFSLPLVTD; from the coding sequence ATGACAAGGCCCCTTGGTTTATTATTGCTGTTATTGATGCATAGTGCTATTTATGCGCAAAAAACAAGCGGAACCGGGCCCAAAAAAACGCCGGCATTAATCAAAACTATCGACAGCCTTAACAAACTTGTTGAGGAAACCTATGTTGGTGCCCCCTACGAGGCAAGGATACGGGCCGAACAGGCCTTACTGCTTTCAGAAAAAATAAAATATAATGAAGGTACGGGCTGCGCCTTTTTAAATTTAGGGCATGTGTACTGGTCTCAGTCATATTATCCTATCAGTTTGTTTTATTTTAATTCGGCTTTAAATTATCTGCCCAAAAACAAGCCTTTATTACTTGCCCACTGTTATAGCTCCATGGGCAGGGCTTATACAGATTTGCAAAACTATAGTAAGGCCTTAAAAAATTTAGACATAGCTGCCCGCTTTGCAGGCCATGATCCTAAAATGCTTGCCGAAGTTTATAATGAACGTTCGTTTGTTTACTCCAGGCTTAAACAATATGATAGGGGCATTGCTCTTGCCAAACTTGCCATGCAGCTTAGCCATACCGTAAATGATCAGCCTGCAATATGTATTTTATACAGCCGGCTGGCTAACGCATATCGATTAAAGGGGCAATATAAAGAGGCCATAACTTATTCAGACACAGCCTTGCAAATGAGTTATGTTGTTAATAATAGGCGCCTGCGGGCTATCTCATTTATTGAACGTGCTGCCATTTACAATTCGTTAAACCAGTTTGACAAGGCCATTGACCTTGCAAAAAAAGGCGCGGCTTTATCCGATAGCATTGGGGTTATGGATGGCATCTCGTCGGCTTATAAAACCATGGCCCGCAGCTTTGAGCAAAAGCATGATATGGTTCAGTCGTTAGCCTATCAAAAAAAATACACCCAGGTACTTGATAGCCTTAGCGCTGCTAATAAACGTAAAAGTACCGAGCTGATACAAAGTTATTTTGAACTTAACAGCCGCCTTAACGCTATTGCTGCTGTTGAGCAAAAGGCCGGACAATACCGCGAAAAAATTCATTTGCAAAAGGCTATAATTATTACACTGCTTATTTCATTGCTGGTTGTAATATTGGCTTTGTCGGTTACCTATTACCTTTATAAACAAAAACGGGTTTTAAATAACCGGATGCGTAAGCAGCATAAAGCCTTATTGATTCAGAAAGAACTGATAGAAGAGCAGTCGGTAAACCTGGCGGGCATCAATAGCCTTAAAGATAAGTTACTGGCTGTGATAGGGCATGATCTGCGTACACCGCTTGCTAATCTGAATTCTATATTACGCCTGTATAATACAGGTGTTTTAACTGATGCAGAAGTGCAAGGCCTGATGAAGGAGATTGAACCTGTAGTACAGGGTGCCGAATTAACGCTTTCAAACCTGCTTGAATGGGCAGGCAGCCAGATTAAAGGAATCAATCATGAGCCATCGGCGGTCGACATTCATTTAATTGGCATTGAAATCGGGAGGATCTTTAGTTACCTTTTTCAGCAGAAAAATATCAGGTTTGAAAACATGGCTTTGCCGGGGATGTGCGTGCAAGCCGATGAAAGGCATATAAAAGTGGTTTTAAGTAACCTGGTTAGTAATGCTATTAAGTTTACAGGTAATTATGGTATTGTTAGTTTACTAAGCACCGTTGATGGAGGCATGGCGGTGATCAGTGTTAATGATACAGGTAACGGTATTCCTGCAGAAAAACTTGAGCGGTTATTCAGCCTTAATACAAAATATACAGCAACGGGTACCTCCGGTGAGAAAGGGACCGGCATTGGTTTGTTTTTGTGCAAGGAGCTTATTGAGTTTAATGACGGCAGGCTTTGGGTAAATTCTGAAGTAAACAGGGGCAGCACCTTCAGTTTTAGTCTTCCTTTGGTAACCGATTAG
- a CDS encoding acyl-CoA thioesterase, translated as MNPLPDIDGYKSVAFSQATIIELMIPSYSNFGGKIHGGILLSLMDKVAYVCAAKHAGNYCVTASIDTVDFLQPVEVGELVSLMASVNYVGNTSLVVGIRVISENIKNHSVKHTNTSYFTMVAKDEFNKPAKVPGLVLENREQVRRFIEARRRKEIKQSYMKEVEQIQMPDNYENCIELLQGERCIVAG; from the coding sequence ATGAACCCCTTACCCGATATCGACGGCTATAAAAGCGTGGCATTTTCGCAGGCCACTATTATTGAACTGATGATCCCTTCGTATTCCAATTTTGGTGGAAAGATCCATGGAGGGATCTTGCTTTCGCTGATGGACAAGGTGGCTTATGTATGCGCCGCCAAACACGCAGGTAACTATTGCGTAACAGCATCTATCGACACTGTGGATTTTTTACAGCCTGTGGAAGTAGGAGAACTGGTATCGCTCATGGCATCGGTAAACTATGTAGGCAATACCTCGCTGGTGGTAGGGATCCGGGTGATATCTGAAAACATCAAAAACCATTCGGTAAAGCATACTAATACCAGCTATTTTACGATGGTAGCCAAAGATGAATTTAATAAGCCGGCCAAAGTGCCCGGCCTGGTTTTGGAAAACCGGGAGCAGGTAAGGCGTTTTATTGAAGCCCGCCGCCGTAAAGAGATTAAGCAGAGTTATATGAAAGAGGTTGAACAGATTCAAATGCCCGATAACTACGAGAATTGTATTGAACTGCTGCAGGGCGAGCGCTGCATTGTTGCCGGATAG
- a CDS encoding fatty acid desaturase, translating into MAFLNTVLEPPAYGWTDELGNLSKPTNKQIVKEFFKRLNVFSDKKNWLSFLSWSLVLALVPFLGLFIFKYFSITGLIVAFVYSMIIMGTHGTIWHHRYCTHGAYSFKNNFWRFFTQNLTLKIIPEEIYAVSHHVHHALSDQPGDPYNAQGGFMYCFLADVNHQPIARNMDEASYKKCVNLMKHTGVTTNTYKQYQKWGTLANPARTIVGIILNWGFWFAAFYLLGGPALACAVFGSAGIWAVGVRTFNYEGHGKGKDMRRDGIDHNREDMSINQLWPGYVAGEWHNNHHLYPKSARSGFKPYQFDLAWCYIKMMSMLGAVSSYRDSKADFLKEYCTPVPVVVPVAEILVAAE; encoded by the coding sequence ATGGCATTTTTAAACACTGTGCTCGAACCACCTGCATATGGTTGGACAGATGAACTTGGCAACCTCTCAAAACCCACAAACAAACAAATTGTAAAAGAATTTTTTAAACGGCTTAACGTATTTAGCGATAAAAAGAACTGGCTTTCGTTTTTAAGCTGGTCGCTTGTGCTGGCTTTGGTGCCGTTTTTAGGTCTGTTCATTTTTAAATATTTCAGCATTACAGGCCTTATTGTTGCCTTTGTTTACAGCATGATCATTATGGGTACTCACGGCACCATTTGGCATCACAGGTATTGCACACATGGCGCTTATAGCTTTAAAAATAACTTTTGGCGATTTTTTACCCAAAACCTTACGCTTAAAATCATTCCCGAAGAGATCTATGCGGTATCGCACCACGTACACCATGCTTTATCTGATCAGCCCGGCGACCCGTATAATGCCCAGGGCGGTTTCATGTATTGCTTTTTAGCCGATGTTAACCATCAGCCTATAGCCCGCAATATGGACGAGGCTTCTTACAAAAAATGTGTTAACCTCATGAAACATACAGGGGTAACTACCAATACTTACAAACAATATCAAAAGTGGGGCACCCTTGCCAATCCAGCACGTACCATAGTTGGGATCATCCTTAACTGGGGGTTTTGGTTTGCTGCTTTCTATCTGTTAGGCGGACCGGCCCTTGCCTGCGCGGTATTTGGTTCGGCGGGGATCTGGGCCGTTGGTGTTCGCACGTTTAATTACGAAGGTCATGGCAAAGGGAAAGATATGCGCCGCGATGGCATCGACCATAACCGCGAAGATATGTCGATCAATCAGTTATGGCCGGGTTACGTTGCCGGCGAATGGCATAATAATCATCATTTGTACCCAAAAAGCGCCCGTTCGGGCTTTAAACCATACCAGTTTGACCTGGCCTGGTGCTATATTAAAATGATGAGTATGCTGGGAGCTGTAAGCTCATATCGCGACTCGAAGGCTGATTTTTTGAAGGAATATTGTACGCCTGTCCCTGTAGTTGTGCCGGTTGCAGAAATACTGGTGGCGGCGGAGTAA
- a CDS encoding TIM barrel protein, with translation MYTSRRSFLKTGAIAVAGAALLPDSLFAATDNKLKRVGVQLYSVRDAMKADPQGTLKKIADAGYAHVEHANYIDRKFYGYTAKEFKKILADLDLKMPSGHTVMTPQHWDAAKNDFTDAWKYTVEDAATMGQKFVISPWLDEKVRTDTDALKRTMEQFNKCGELCKQSSMMFGYHNHNFEISTKVGDITLYDYIIQNTDPALVAQQIDIGNMLTTGGYALAFINKYPGRFQSMHVKDEIKVPPHNGDDTESTILGAGIMPVRDIVKAGAKKGGTTLFIIEQEAYQGKDPIDCVKIDLQIMKKWGY, from the coding sequence ATGTATACATCACGCAGATCATTTTTAAAAACCGGCGCAATTGCAGTTGCCGGGGCGGCACTACTTCCTGATAGTTTATTTGCCGCTACGGATAATAAACTTAAACGGGTAGGGGTGCAGCTTTACAGCGTACGCGACGCCATGAAGGCCGATCCGCAGGGAACGCTTAAAAAGATTGCTGATGCGGGTTACGCGCATGTAGAGCATGCTAATTACATCGACAGGAAATTTTACGGTTATACCGCCAAAGAATTTAAAAAGATCCTGGCCGACCTTGACCTTAAAATGCCAAGCGGCCATACGGTAATGACGCCACAGCACTGGGATGCAGCCAAAAATGATTTTACCGATGCGTGGAAATATACCGTTGAAGACGCAGCCACCATGGGGCAAAAGTTTGTGATAAGCCCATGGCTGGATGAAAAGGTACGTACAGATACCGATGCCCTGAAACGCACTATGGAACAGTTTAATAAATGCGGTGAGCTTTGCAAGCAATCATCAATGATGTTTGGTTATCATAACCACAATTTTGAGATCAGTACCAAAGTGGGCGATATCACCCTTTATGATTATATCATCCAAAATACCGATCCGGCCCTGGTGGCCCAGCAGATTGATATTGGTAATATGTTGACTACAGGCGGTTATGCGTTGGCGTTTATTAATAAATACCCGGGGCGTTTTCAGTCCATGCACGTGAAAGACGAAATTAAAGTACCGCCCCATAATGGCGATGACACCGAAAGTACCATTTTAGGAGCAGGAATAATGCCGGTTAGAGATATTGTTAAAGCCGGTGCCAAAAAAGGCGGTACCACGCTGTTCATTATCGAGCAGGAAGCATACCAGGGCAAAGACCCAATCGATTGTGTAAAAATTGATTTACAAATCATGAAAAAATGGGGCTATTAA
- a CDS encoding TonB-dependent receptor, whose protein sequence is MKKHLLLAFIGILFLSTAYAQQAREVHGTVVDSVGAVPGITVKLISDKDSAVVATSTAGAFYFPAVVSKNFKLSISGIGYQPFTRRYVMDNDTKPINLDPIKVKVQTNMLNTVVISAVIPITIKEDTVEYKASAYKVREGSPVEDLLKKLPGVSVDKDGNVTAHGKQVTKVRVNGKDYFTGDVQTATQNLPADIVENIQVIDDYGDQANLTGIKTGDPDKILNITIQKGKSKGNFGQGSVGVGNDDRYQARLSANSFYDARQLAVIGTWNNNNTNSFNLGSSGGGGGRAGRGGGGGGSSAGGVSTANGITTNRSIGTNYRDDWGKKVTVYGSYSFADKDRDINSTTLQQNLYQSGNIINMDNSTNHNHGINHRFDFNIEYKIDTSNYIKINPGFSYATAENMSTDTFSNIRNQSLVTGNELALTNNSSQTGSLNVLYNHKFHKKGRNFSINANVSYSKNDQALNDKYTTRQDTVVTPLFQQINSDNQSQRVSLHFSYIEPIGKTTYLESNYSYNYSNTDNNRYNYRVDPVTGNQTYVDSLSTLYNYQFITNRIGLNLRGIQPKYNYTLGLAVQPSKLDGESHNFHTSTSTFNIIPTARFIYNFSKNHSFSFNYSGSNAQPSFSQLQLQPDYSNPQNRVYGNPDLKPEFTNSFNVRYNQFDIASGNSLFTSLSFAETQDKIVTNSAPVTDSTQSTKGNNTIQATRYINTNGFYNVSGNYSFSKPFAERKYTVSLNGGASYNNNISYIENQRNEGKNWVLNQGVKLRFDLDSIMDSEISANYSINTTRYSLPSSLNTDAQTWTLGLDGRNYFFYSWVLGYSLTQTINHGFSSTVKANPTLLSSYLEYQFLNKHIASLRFQAFDIFDENKGITRTAVGNQIIDTRTNRLGRYFMLSFTIRLQKFTGSRPQGGRNGGGRGFGGGGGGRRGGRG, encoded by the coding sequence ATGAAAAAACACTTACTGCTCGCGTTTATCGGTATTCTTTTTTTATCAACGGCCTATGCCCAGCAAGCCCGCGAAGTGCATGGTACGGTGGTTGACAGCGTGGGCGCCGTACCCGGAATTACGGTAAAGCTGATATCAGATAAAGACAGCGCAGTAGTAGCAACCAGCACTGCGGGGGCATTCTATTTCCCCGCCGTCGTCTCCAAAAACTTCAAACTCAGCATAAGCGGTATCGGTTACCAGCCCTTTACCCGCCGTTATGTAATGGATAACGACACCAAACCCATTAACCTCGATCCCATCAAAGTAAAGGTGCAAACCAATATGCTGAATACGGTAGTGATTTCGGCAGTGATCCCTATCACCATAAAGGAGGATACGGTGGAATATAAAGCCAGCGCCTATAAAGTACGTGAAGGGTCGCCGGTAGAAGACCTGCTCAAAAAACTGCCGGGCGTAAGCGTTGATAAAGACGGCAATGTAACCGCGCATGGCAAACAGGTTACCAAGGTGCGGGTTAACGGCAAGGATTATTTTACCGGCGATGTGCAAACCGCCACTCAGAACCTACCCGCCGACATCGTGGAAAACATACAGGTGATTGACGATTACGGCGACCAGGCCAACCTTACCGGCATTAAAACCGGCGACCCGGACAAGATCCTGAACATCACCATACAAAAAGGAAAAAGCAAAGGCAATTTTGGCCAGGGCAGCGTTGGCGTTGGTAATGACGACCGGTACCAGGCCCGTCTTTCGGCCAATTCATTTTATGATGCACGGCAGCTGGCGGTTATCGGCACCTGGAATAATAATAACACCAATAGCTTCAACCTTGGCAGCAGCGGTGGCGGAGGAGGCAGGGCCGGGCGCGGAGGTGGCGGCGGCGGCAGCAGCGCCGGCGGGGTAAGTACAGCTAATGGCATCACCACCAACCGCTCCATAGGTACCAATTACCGCGATGACTGGGGCAAAAAGGTAACCGTGTACGGCAGCTATAGTTTTGCCGATAAAGACAGGGATATCAACAGCACAACCCTGCAGCAAAATCTTTATCAATCGGGCAATATCATCAATATGGATAATAGCACCAACCATAACCATGGTATTAACCACCGTTTTGATTTCAATATCGAGTACAAAATAGATACATCTAACTACATCAAAATAAACCCGGGCTTTTCATATGCAACTGCCGAAAATATGAGCACGGATACTTTCAGCAATATCCGTAATCAAAGTTTGGTTACGGGCAACGAATTGGCCCTCACCAATAACTCGTCGCAAACAGGCAGCCTTAATGTGCTTTATAACCACAAGTTCCATAAAAAGGGGCGTAATTTTAGTATCAATGCCAATGTAAGCTATTCTAAAAACGACCAGGCACTGAACGATAAATATACTACCCGGCAGGATACCGTAGTAACGCCATTGTTTCAGCAGATCAACTCCGATAATCAATCGCAAAGGGTAAGCCTGCATTTTTCATATATCGAACCTATCGGCAAAACAACCTACCTGGAAAGTAATTACAGTTATAATTATTCAAATACCGATAACAACCGCTACAATTACCGGGTAGATCCTGTAACAGGCAATCAAACCTATGTTGATTCATTGAGTACGTTGTATAACTACCAGTTCATCACTAACCGTATTGGGTTAAACCTTCGCGGGATCCAACCTAAATATAATTATACGCTGGGACTGGCTGTTCAGCCTTCAAAACTCGATGGGGAATCGCACAATTTTCATACCTCTACATCTACCTTTAATATTATCCCAACGGCAAGGTTTATCTATAACTTTTCAAAAAACCATTCCTTCTCTTTTAATTACAGCGGCTCCAACGCCCAGCCCTCATTTAGCCAGCTGCAGCTTCAGCCCGATTATTCAAACCCGCAAAACAGGGTTTATGGAAACCCTGATCTAAAACCCGAGTTTACCAACAGCTTTAATGTGCGTTATAACCAGTTTGACATTGCCAGCGGCAATTCACTGTTCACCAGTTTATCATTTGCCGAAACCCAGGATAAAATAGTTACCAATTCGGCCCCTGTTACCGATAGCACCCAAAGCACAAAGGGCAACAACACCATACAGGCAACCCGCTATATTAACACCAATGGCTTTTATAATGTAAGCGGCAACTATTCCTTTTCAAAACCTTTCGCCGAACGCAAGTACACCGTATCATTAAACGGCGGCGCAAGCTACAACAACAATATATCGTACATTGAAAATCAGCGCAATGAGGGTAAAAACTGGGTACTTAACCAGGGTGTTAAACTCAGGTTTGATCTTGACAGCATTATGGACAGCGAGATCAGCGCTAATTACAGCATTAATACTACCCGTTACAGCCTGCCATCGTCATTAAACACCGATGCCCAAACCTGGACATTAGGGCTCGACGGCCGTAATTATTTTTTTTACAGCTGGGTGCTTGGTTACAGTTTAACTCAAACCATCAATCACGGTTTCAGCAGTACCGTGAAAGCGAACCCTACCCTGCTGAGCAGCTATCTGGAATACCAGTTTTTAAACAAGCATATTGCCTCGCTCCGGTTCCAGGCTTTTGATATTTTTGACGAGAACAAAGGCATAACCCGTACCGCCGTAGGCAATCAGATTATTGATACGCGCACCAACCGGCTGGGCAGATATTTTATGCTCAGCTTTACCATCCGGCTTCAAAAATTTACCGGCAGTCGTCCGCAAGGCGGGCGTAACGGCGGCGGTCGTGGTTTTGGAGGCGGAGGAGGTGGCCGCCGCGGAGGCAGGGGATAA